DNA from Polycladomyces zharkentensis:
GAAGCGAAACGGCCAGCCGCACTTGCAAGCCTTCGTCGGCAAACCGGTAGATCTCCGGAATCACGCCGCTGGTGGAAACCGTGATGTGCCGTTGCCCGATGTTCAACCCTTTGGCATCGTTGATCACACGGACAAATTGCAGCGTCGCCTCATAGTTTTCAAACGGTTCCCCCGACCCCATGACGACAACGGAACGCACCCGTTCCGCTTCCTGGTCGAGGTATTGTTGGGCCGCGACCACTTGTGCGACGATTTCCCCCGCTTGCAGGTTTCGCTTCAATCCTCCCAATGTTGATGCACAAAACGTGCAGCCGATCCGACACCCGACCTGGGTGGTGACGCAAACGCTGATCCCGTAATCATGGCGCATGATGACGGTTTCGATCGCATGCTGGTCCGGGAGCGCGAACAAAAATTTGACCGTCCCGTCCCGGGAGACCTGCGTCGTGATCGCATTCAACGGTTGGATCACAAAGGACTCGGCCAGACGCGAACGTAAAACTTTGGGTAAATTGGTCATTTCATCAAAGGAAGTGGCTCTTTTTTGATATAACCATTCCATTACCTGAGTTCCGCGCCATTCGGGCAAATCATGTTTGCGCATCCATGCCTTCCAGTCTTCGTGCGTCAGATCGTATGCAAAAGCGTTCATGTTCATTCCCACCATTTTTGGATTCCACGAAAAAAATCATTCAAAACAATCCTCATTATATCAAGCTTTCGCGAAGGTGAAAAGTCGGAAGACGCACTTCCTGCTTTCCATCATGTTTGCATCTGCTCCCGCCGGCTCCCCAACCGGCGTAACCAGGCGATCAGCAACAGCAGAATGGGAATCGCAAAAGACAATATCAGTCCATAGCTACCTATAATATCGGAAAATCGGAACACATCGAAGACATTGTTCGGCCACATACCCAGCAGATACGCTATAGGTACAACAGCAAACGAGATCCATGGGCGGAATCTTTCCCGACAGTTGGCATACCTCATCATTATGTCCACCACAGCTCCGTACAAATTTTTGACTGTCGTGAAGACGGCCACCACCCACACAGCCAGCACTGCCGATTCGATCCGTTCAAAAATATCCCCAGGAAATTCCGTGAGTTTGAAAACCTCAAGTGTAGGCCACATTATCCGAATGGCTTCAAATGAACCCAATGTGGCCAACGTCACCAATACGGTAACAGCGTATCCTAATGTAACCACAGATATGGATATCATGTGGGGGCGGAGCGATTTTTTGGGCTGCTGGTAATATCCCATGAAAATCAAAGCGACGATATATCCCTGAAACGAATAGGAAGAAGCCAGTACTCCCTGAACCAATTCCCTCCCACTGAAAGAAAACAACGGCATGAGGTTCTCAATACTTCCCTCTTGTATTCCAGCGAAGATAAGGAGGAGACCGGGCATATACAAGATAAGAAGGAGAAGCTCACTCAAACGGGCAATAACCCCTAAGTGATTGCTTGCGACCACGGCCGCTGTGAACAATAATGTAATCATCGTGACTTCAATGGGAGTGTTGATCAGCACTGCGGTTTTCACCACTTCGGCGAAATATCGCGTCACAATGGAAATGGATAACAGTAAAAACAGACCGAGTGGCAGGACGAACAGGAAGGAAATCATTTTGGACAGCCCAGGGCGATTTTTGAAGCCTACCACCTGCGAGATGTACTGCACCAATGTCTGTCCGGGAAACATCCGTCCCAATACCGTAATGAGATAGATGGGCACGGCATTGAGAACACCCGCCACCAAAACTGCCCACACGCCTCCCGTCTTCAGCGGAATGGCCACACTGCGAGGCAAGGTGAGTACTCCCACACCCACCATGGTGGCGGTCAATATTGCCCGCGCTTGATGCGGGTTAATCGAACGAATTTCTTCCTTGTTGCGATTTCCTGCCATAGTCGATTCCCCATTTTCCGTCACTTTTTATCCAGCCCGATGCGTCGGATCTGCACTTGATACTTCAGGTCGATGTGAGCGTTTGGGTATTGTTTTTTCCAATGGAGTGATTTCCAAATGGTCGGATGAAAGGCGTATATTTTATTGCCAAGACCTATCACATCCGTTTTCAAATCCTTTTGTATTTTTCGCAGCACACTGTTTCCCATGCGTTCATACCATCCACCCAATGATTTTTCCATCTTCTCAATCGTGCCGTTTTGGCTGAGATCGATCGGACACGTTTTTTCCGTAATCTTCCCATCGACACGCATGCGAACTTGGATGCGCACGTTGTTGTTCGTTTTGTTGATTTGATATTTGGTTTTCACCCTGTCCGGCTGAAACACGATTTCCCCTTTTCGATCAGGACAAGAAACACTGACCGGATCACCTGATTTGGATTCTCTGGCTTGCAATAAAATCGCGCTTTCTTGCGTATTGAGTGTGCCTACCATTTTGTCCTTTTTGAACAAAGCCAACCCCAGCCATCGCACCGTGTCCTTCTCGGCTTGGATATAGTTGAGATAGGGATCCACCGCAGGGTCGTATAAAGCCTTGTACAGCCTACCCAGTGTCATGTCGGCCATGCTGCCGTCTCTGACCCCGCTGTCCACCATGTCCATGATAAAAACGGTGGGAATTTGTTCCAACCTGGTTTTCACCTGCAACACGGATTGGGCCTCGCCTTTTACGACCAGAGGCCAGAGCCGTCTGCGGATGGCCGGATGCCGCCGAAAACCGTCGATCAACGGCCAAATCCCTTTTTTTGCCACCTTTTCTCCGATCAAGACAAGTCGAGTGTGCCCGAGAAATATTTCCTGGTTGGTTTGATTTTGAATGTCATTCATCGCTTCCATGAGCGTTTCCCCTCTTCCAATCAGCATCTCTACGGCTTCCTCTCCACCGCCTCCTCCTCCGCCGCCACCGGCACCGAAAATCTTGATTGGATTGGGTACCTGAACGGAGATTTTGTATCCCGTCGGGTCCTCGTCGATCGCCAACGCGACGATCGATGTCCGTTCCTCGATTTCTCGCTGGTCCCAACACCCTGTCAGCATTGTCACCAACAATATCCATGCCATCATGCCTCGAAACAGTGGAAGGCAACCGAAGTACTTGGTCGATTTCCACGGGTTATGAGGATGCCACATCCCCGGTCCCCCCTTTGATCTTGCGAATGACGGCAATAAGTAACAAAAGAGCGGAACCAAAAACGGCGTATGAAACCAATCCGATTCCGATCCAATCCCGCACGAGAAACGCGGTCTTCAAATCAGGTGGCCAGACTGCGATCACATACAAGAGGGGGACGCATCCCAAGGCGATCCATTTGCGATACCGATCCGGCCATCGAAACGCCACCATGATCGTATTGATAACCGTATTGAAACCGATGATCAAGGTGGTGAACACAGCAATCATCCAAACGGTGAGGATTGCTGATTCCAACCGTTCCAGTATATTGCCGGGAATACTGAGTATCTTGACCAATTCGTACGTGGGCCAGATCATACGCACCAGTTCAAACTGGCCGAATGCGGCGAGCGAAGCCATGAAAGTGGTCCAATACAATACCGTCACAACGGCAATACCTGTCATATGTCCGATCATCGCTTTTTGGGGCCGTTGGTAATCGGGCATATAGTTGAGCACAAACTCAAATCCGGCAAAAGAGAAAAAGCTGGTCAACAAACCACGCAGTATTTGTTTCGGTTCGACTTGAAACAACGGAAACAGGTTTTCCAATTCACCCCGCTGCAACCAGGTAAAGAGATTCAACACAAACGGAATGAACAAAAAGGGTAACAAAAACTCGTTGAACCGTGCGATTACTTCCGTTCGTTGGGCCGAAACGACAGCTCCCACCGCGATCAGAGTAAAAATGATGAATTGAATAGGTGTTCGTTGCAAAGTCACGGTGACCAGACCTTCGCCAAACAGGCGGCTGACCAAGGCGGATGTCACCAACCAGAGAAGCACGCCGATGATGATCAACGGAGCCGCCATGATTTTGCCCAACCAAGGAGACCGCTTGCTACCGAGAATGCGGGGAATGTATTGGACAAAGTGCAGACCGGGAAACCGTTGTCCCAGTTTTGTAACCAAAAAAGTCCCGAAAGCGACCAACAGTCCGGCCAACGGGAAGATCCACACCCCGTCCGGTCCCGCATCCTTGGCGACCCCCTGCGGCATGGACAGCACCCCGATCCCGACCATGGCAGAGACAATCAAGGCGAAGGCTTGATAGGTGGAAACCGTCTTTTGCGTCATTTGCTTGGATGAAGCGTTCACGTCTTGCTCCCCCCTTCCTCTTGTCGCTGCGTATCGCCGGGCTTCATCAGTTTGGGCCGATGCTTCATCAATTGCCACGGCACCCGGATCAATGTGTCTTTCAAATCAGTCCAATTGATCGGGGAAAACGGTGCCAAATAGGGCACACCGAACGACTTCAATTTCACCAGGTGCAACAACATCAGCATCAACGCCAACATGATGCCGTACAGTCCGAGAAGGGCCGCCACAATCATCAGCGGAAAGCGGATCAGACGGAGCGAGATGGCCGCATTGTAATAGGGGTTTGCGTACGAGCTGATCGTCGTCAAACCGACGATGATCACCATCGCCGGACTGACGAGCCCGGCTGACACCGCCGCATCCCCGATGACCAACGCCCCCACGATCCCGATCGTCGGACCGATGGGACCCGGCAGACGGATACTCGCCTCCCGCAACACCTCCACACTGGTTTCCATGATCAACGCTTCGACGATGGAAGGGAACGGCACCGTCGCCCTCCCCGCGGCCATTGCGATCGCCAATTTGGACGGGATCATCTCCGGGTGAAAAGAAACGAACGCAATGTAGAGCGCCGGTAACAACAGTGCGATAAGCAAACTCAGCAAACGGATCATCCGCAAAAATGACGTAATCAGGTATCGCTCATAATAATCTTCGGGACTGTAATAGAACTGGGTAAACACCGCCGGCGCGATCAACGTGTTCGGTGTTCCGTCAACCAAAATGGCCACTTTTCCTTCCAGCAAATGACCCACGACCACATCGGGACGCTCGGTGTTTTGCAACTGGGGAAACGGTGTCCAGATTTGGTCCTGGATCAACTCCTCGATATATCCTGATTCCAACACACCGTCAATTTGAATGTTTTGTATCCGTTTCTCCACTTCTTGTACAACCTTGGGATCAGCCACACCCTCAATATAGAAAATGGAGACGTTGGTTTTCGTCCGTTTGCCGACCATATAGTTTTTCAGCCGCAAGTCGGGATCTTTCAACCGCCGGCGAATCATGGAGGTGTTGATGCGGATCGTTTCCGTCAACCCTTCACGCGGACCGCGGATCACCGCTTCCGCACGTGGTTCGTCGACCCCGCGCTTTTCCCAACCTCGCGTACCGATAATCAAACCGGTATCATACCCGTCCACAAACAAAATGGTGTCCCCGGACAACAATCCGTTGACGATTTCCTGCATTTTGGTTGATTGCTTCATCTCACCGGTCTGCACCAAGCTCTCATTGACCATTTGCCACAAGTCCGTCTTGACTTTCAAACGTTCCCCTTCCACCATCAACGGATGAAGAATGAACTGATCGACAATCGCCATATTAACAAGACCGTCGATGTACAAAACGGCCGCTTTCCGGTCAGGTGTGTATTGAATGGTGAAAATGCGTGAGATCACATCCGCACTGTCCCCCAACAATTTGACCATATATTGGGCGTTCTTCTCTGCATCCGCTGTCACGGCGGTATCGTTCACCCGATCCTTTACCTTTTTCTCCGCTCGCTTCTCCAGTTTTTCCGCTTTTTTGATCGTCCGTTTGCGTGTCCATTTGTTCCCCTGTTTTTCCATGATCATCACCACTCTTTAACATCCCCGCCTCCCAAAAAAACCATACCAAGGAAAAAAAGAAGACCTGATGCCAGGCATCAGGTCGGTATCTTTCAATTTCCAATCATCAGTCAAAAATGAAATATCAATCCATCAGGTTGGTGCCGCCACCGTTTCGTGTTCATCGGCTTCCTTCGTCTGCTCTATCGGGAAACCGTGCAATTCCAGATGCAACAAGGGCGCCAGGACATTGGCAAATGCCTGCAAATACATTTTTTCCGCATCCGAGTACGTTTTCTGCTCATCTCCCGTCACACTGAGGATGCCGATGACCCGCTCTCCCGTCTTGATCGGCACGCAAATCAGGGAATGATACACTTTATGCGCTTTGGGATGGGCTTTGAATCGGTTGCCTGGTGAATGGATGTCGCCGGAAAAATAGACTTCGCCCGTACGGTATGTATACCCTGCTGCTGAATCGTCGATCGGCAACCGCAATTTCTTCATTCCCTCCGGTGTGTGCAGCGCGGCTTCATGTACTTTGAGCGTACCGTCACCGGCGGAAATAAATACGCAAACCCGCGGGTTGTTGGCCTTGTTCACGGTCATGACGGCGACGAGTTGAGAGAGAAAATACGTATAGATGGCTCTTCGTTGACGTTCAAAATCCGTTTGGGAACCGCAAAGAACAGCGGCAATTTCCTCGGACAGCGTCTTGATTGATTCGATCACCATCTGGGCACGCTTGAATTCTTGGGACATGCGTTCGTTGGAATCCTTCAATTCATGGATCGTTTTATTCGGTTCGATGACAATTCCCCAGAGTGCAATTCGGTCCCCCTTTTTTGCCCGCCACACGAACACGACAGCCACCGTGATCATCAATGCGAGCAAACCGTAGGTGAGCAACGGATTGCTGATGATCACTTTTGCGATCAATTCCAGATCCATATCCACCGTCCGTTTCACCACCTTTGTCATCAAAAATCGCCGGCAGAGCCCGAGAGCCGCCTGCCGGCGACAAGCTGTCTCTATTTTTGTTTTATCATGCGGGCGATGAAAAAGCCATCCGTGTCCAACTGATGCGGCAACAATTGGACCATTCCCTTTTCCACCCGACAGTGCTCGACCACTGTCTCCGGCAACAATCGCGGCAATTGTTCATCCGCCCGAAATGCGGGATGGCGCGCAAGAAACGATTGCACCTGCTCCTCGTTTTCCCGCGGCTCCAATGTACACGTGCTGTAGACCAGTACGCCGCCGGGCCGGATCATTCGGCTTACTGCATCCAGCAACTCCCGCTGCAGAGCGATCAGCGGTGCGATGTTTTCAGCTTCTTTGCTCCACTTGATATCCGGTTTGCGTCGGATCACGCCCAAACCGGAACAAGGCGCGTCCAGCAGAACAAAATCAAACGATTGGGAAGCATCCAACTTCCTGGCATCCGCTTGGCGGGCCTCGATGATCGAAATACCGAGCCTTGCCGCATGATCACGGATCAAATCCACTTTGTGCGAATGGATATCACAGGCAAGGATGTGGCCACAGTTGTCCATCAATTCGGCCAAGTGGGTTGTTTTGCCTCCCGGGGCCGCGCAAGCGTCCAAGCCGCGCCACCCCGGCCGGGGGGCCACCACCTTCGCCACCAACATGGACGCTTCATCCTGGATGGTGAAATTCCCTTCCTCAAATCCGGGCAAACGAGCGGGACTGCCCCCGCCCCGGTAACGGATTGCCTGCGCGGATACGGGGGAAGGTTCCACTGTCGCCTCCGGGCGGGCCGCCTTCAGCCGTTTCAGTACTGTGTCACGGTCGGTTTTCAGTCGATTGACGCGCAGTCCTGCCGCGGGAGGCCGGTTGTTGGCTTCCAAAATCGCGATCGCGGTCTGTTCGCCATATACGTCCATCATCCGCCGAACCAACCATTCGGGATGAGAAGTGGTGATCGCCAGACGTTCAACCGTCGGCATGGACGATGGCGGTTCAGGAACGGACGGTTGACGCAGCAACGCGCGCAAAACACCGTTGACCAAACCACTGATCCCGCGGTGCCCCCGTTTTTTGGCGATCTCTACAGTCTCGTGTACGGCTGCCCGGGCGGGAATCCGATCCAGATACACCAATTGATAAACACCCATCCGCAATAACTGGCGCACCCACGGCTGGAGTGAATCCACCCCTTTTTTCAGCAATGAATCCAGCAGCCAGTCCAACGTATTTCGCCGCTGAACGGTTCCATATACCAGTTCCGTGGCCAAACCGCGATCGCGCGGTGACAAATCCGCTTCATCCAACGCATGGTCCAGCGCCAGGTTGCTGTAGGCATGACGTGTCTCCACCGCGATCAGCACATCCAATGCCACTTCCCTGGCAGATTTGCGGCGTTTCATTCCCCGTCCCCCAAACGTTCACCCGGCTCCATGTTGCGACCGCGCACAAATTCCGCCGCTGTCATCCGTTTCTTGCCGTACGGTTGCAACTCTTGGATGACGACAGCTCCTTTCCCGGCGGCAACGGTAATACCGTCCATCCCGACGTTCAGCACCGTTCCCGGCTCCGCGTCATGCCGGACGTCGGCGACCTCGGCCCACCAAATTTTCAACGGTTTTTCCTGCCATGTCGTAAATGCCACCGGCCAAGGGTGCAAACCGCGGACCCGGTTGAATATGGCACGGGCCGACTGTGACCAATCAATCCGCTCGTCCTCACGCCGAATGTTGGGTGCATATGTAACCTGGGATTCGTCCTGAGGCACCGGTTGGATCTCACCCGCCAACAGTGCGGGGATCGTCTCCGCCAACAGCTCTGCTCCCAATCGGCTCAATTTGTCGTGCAGCGAACCGACGTGATCCGTTTCTTCGATCGGGATGGCCCGTTGTGACAAAATATCGCCGGCATCCAACCGCTCCACCATATACATGATGGTGACCCCCGTCTCTTTTTCACCATTGATCAACGCATGGTGGATCGGCGCCCCACCCCGGTATTTGGGCAACAGCGAGGCGTGTACGTTAATGCATCCCCATCGCGGCGCTTCCAGCAATGCGGACGGCAGCAGTTGTCCATAGGCGGCGGTGACCACCAGGTCCGGCTTCAGTGCCAAAATCTCCTCCAAAGCTGCCGGATCGCGCAATTTTTCCGGTTGAAAGACAGGGATGCCGCAAGAGAGCGCCGCCGTTTTGACGGGCGGCGGGGTCAACACTTGTTTGCGTCCCTTGGGACGATCGGGTTGCGTCACAACTCCGACGATCGGATAGGCTTTTTCTACCAGCATCTGCAAAGAAGGCACCGCGAAATCCGGGGTGCCCATGAACAGAATACGGGGTTTTTCACTCACGCTTCCACTTCCTCCTCTTCCTCCGGCCGGAATACGCGCTCGGCGATATCGATGAACAGGATGCCGTTCAAATGATCCACTTCATGCTGGAAAATTCGGGCCAAATAATCTTCCGCTTCCATCTCGAACGGTCGCCCGTAGCGATCTTGCCCTTTCACCCGCAATTGGTAGGCACGGCGCACGACACCCAGCAATCCCGGAATGCTCAGGCATCCCTCCGGCGGCGACAATTGTTCCCCTTTCATATCCACCAATTCAGGATTGACCACTTCGATCAATCCGTTTCCGTCATCCACCACGATCACGCGTTTGGGAATGCCCACTTGGGGCGCTGCCAAACCGACTCCCTTGGCGTCATACATCGTTTCCGCCATGTCATCGAGCAATTTATGCAGACGCTCATTAAATTTGGTGACCGGTTTTGCTTTTTCTTTCAAAATCGGATCGGGATATTTGACGATTTTTCTGATTGCCATGCGCTTCGCCTCCTTTTTAATCAATCCGGCCGTCCCGGTCCACGCTCCATTTCAGCCGGGGATCGTCCAATATGTCTTCCAGTTCACGCAACCGGTGCAACAAACTGTTCGCGGAATCCATTTCTACATTATATTTCACCATTACCTGCATGCGATACCGATCTTTTAAGCGGGGGATCGGCGCCGGCACCGGCCCCAACACTTCCACGCCGGGCAAACGGTCCTGTTGCAATCTGATGGCTGCCTGGTGGGCAGCACGCATCAGTGCCGCCCGGTCCGGGTGCGTCAACAACAGCGTAAACAAACCGCAAAAAGGCGGATAGCGGTGTTGTTTGCGCAACCGGCATTCCTGCCGGTAAAACGATTCCGTCTGGTAACGAGCCGCCAGATCCACACTGTAGTGTTCGGGATTGTAAGTCTGGATCACCACACGGCCGGGCAACTGATGGCGACCGGCACGTCCGCTCACCTGCATCAGTAATTGGAATGTCCGCTCAGCGGCACGAAAGTCCGGCAAATACAGCGACGTGTCCGCCGCGATGACACCTACCAGTGTCACCCGAGGGAAATCCAGTCCTTTGGCGATCATCTGTGTCCCCAACAGCACGTCTGCCTGGCCGCTGCCAAACGCCTTCAACAGGCGCTCGTGCGCTCCCTTTCGGCTGGTCGTGTCCACATCCATCCGAATCACCCGTATTCCCGGAAACAGACGGGCCAACTCTTCTTCCACCCGTTGGGTACCCGTGCCGAAATAACGAATGTGCGTACCGCTGCATGCGGGACAGGTGGAGGGGACCTGTGTCGCATATCCGCAATAGTGGCAACGCAGGGTGCGATTGGTTTGGTGATAGGTGAGCGAAATGTCGCAGTGTGGACACATCATCGCTTCCCCACAATCCCGGCAGAGCACAAATGTGGAGTAACCCCGCCGATTCAGCAGCAAGACGGCCTGTTCCCCCCGTTCGACACATTGGGTGAGGGAGGTGCGCAACTTGCGGCTGAACAGGGAACGGTTTCCTTGGCGCAATTCCTCCCGCATATCCACCACATCCACGGTGGGAAAGGGGCGATTGTTTACCCGTTGAGGAAGAGTGACCCACTCATACACGCCCGTCCGGGCCAAGAAGTAGCTTTCCACCGCAGGAGTGGCCGAACCCAACACCACCGCAGCCCCATGCTCCCGGGCGCGCCACAGCGCGACGTCGCGGGCGTGGTATTTGGGCTGTTCCTCCTGTTTGTAACTGGACTCGTGCTCCTCGTCGATGATGATCAATCCCAGCTGTTCAAACGGGGCGAAAATGGCTGAACGCGCCCCGATTGCGACCCGCACCTCGCCGGAGCGGATTTTGCGCCACTCATCATACCGCTCGCCGTCGGACAATCCACTGTGCAAAACCGCGACCTCGGAGCCGAATCGCTCCTTGAACCGTTTCACCATTTGCGGTGTGAGCGAAATCTCCGGAACCAGCACAATCGCCTGTTTCCCCTGCCGGATGGTGGCATCGATCGCCTGCAAATATACTTCCGTTTTGCCGCTTCCCGTCACCCCATGCAACAGAATGGTGCGCGCTTTTTTGCTGTTCAACGCGGAAAGGATGGTGTCCAACGCCTGTTGTTGCTGATCCGTCAATGGCAAAGGCGGCTTGCGTTCAAACGCGTGTTCACCGTATGGGTCCCGATATACCTCACGCTCTTCCCAAGTAAGCCACCCTTTTTCCACCAACTTTCCGACGACGGAACGGGTGGCGCCCGCTTGTGAGAGCAAATCCGGGAGGGAGATTTCTTCCGGATGATGAATAAAATGTTCCATCACCGCACGTTGACGAACGGCACGGGCGGGGATGTCCGCCAGGCATCGGGACAGCTCGTCCGGTGAAAGCGCCGGTTTCACCCATGTGACGGTTCGCAATGTCGCCCGGTCCCCCACGTGTTCAACCAGCAACAACCGCTTTTCCCGGATCAGTCGCCGAATGATGGTCCGATTGACACCCGGCCACGCCAACACCTGTGACAGCGGTACCTCCCGTTTTTCCTCGATGCGTTCAATCAGGACTCTCTCTGCATCGGGCAACGCGGTTGCCGGTGGGGCATGCGGATGGACACGCAACGTGCGGTGGTACCGTCCCTTCAACACCGCGGGTACCATGGCGTGCAATGCGGTGATTTTCCGGCACAGGCAGACTTCGGACAGCCAAAATGCCAACCGGACCAATTCGGGAGTAAGCGGCGGGGTGACGTCCAGTACGTCGATGATGGCTTTCAACCGGGTGAGGGATGCGGAAGGAGACGTTGCAAGATCCACTACATATCCCATCACGGTTCGCGGTCCGAACGGCACCTTCACCCGTGAACCAATCTCGGTATCTGCAAGCAGGGATTCTGGTACCACATAATCAAACGGCCGATCCGTCTCCTTGCTCGGCACGTCGACAACCACTCGGGCAATCCTTCGATCAGCGCACATGCAACCTCTCTCCGATCAGTCCGATCAGCCGCCGGGCAACTTCCCGCTTGGA
Protein-coding regions in this window:
- the priA gene encoding primosomal protein N' — its product is MCADRRIARVVVDVPSKETDRPFDYVVPESLLADTEIGSRVKVPFGPRTVMGYVVDLATSPSASLTRLKAIIDVLDVTPPLTPELVRLAFWLSEVCLCRKITALHAMVPAVLKGRYHRTLRVHPHAPPATALPDAERVLIERIEEKREVPLSQVLAWPGVNRTIIRRLIREKRLLLVEHVGDRATLRTVTWVKPALSPDELSRCLADIPARAVRQRAVMEHFIHHPEEISLPDLLSQAGATRSVVGKLVEKGWLTWEEREVYRDPYGEHAFERKPPLPLTDQQQQALDTILSALNSKKARTILLHGVTGSGKTEVYLQAIDATIRQGKQAIVLVPEISLTPQMVKRFKERFGSEVAVLHSGLSDGERYDEWRKIRSGEVRVAIGARSAIFAPFEQLGLIIIDEEHESSYKQEEQPKYHARDVALWRAREHGAAVVLGSATPAVESYFLARTGVYEWVTLPQRVNNRPFPTVDVVDMREELRQGNRSLFSRKLRTSLTQCVERGEQAVLLLNRRGYSTFVLCRDCGEAMMCPHCDISLTYHQTNRTLRCHYCGYATQVPSTCPACSGTHIRYFGTGTQRVEEELARLFPGIRVIRMDVDTTSRKGAHERLLKAFGSGQADVLLGTQMIAKGLDFPRVTLVGVIAADTSLYLPDFRAAERTFQLLMQVSGRAGRHQLPGRVVIQTYNPEHYSVDLAARYQTESFYRQECRLRKQHRYPPFCGLFTLLLTHPDRAALMRAAHQAAIRLQQDRLPGVEVLGPVPAPIPRLKDRYRMQVMVKYNVEMDSANSLLHRLRELEDILDDPRLKWSVDRDGRID